A region of Nitrospinota bacterium DNA encodes the following proteins:
- a CDS encoding methyltransferase domain-containing protein: MDFSAIAATYDANGLVQKDSARALFDLADIKPGEDVLDVGCGPGFLTRLAKEKSGGRVVGVDPSPGMIEEARKNLAGSGVTWVLKSAEGLDYREEFDVVLCNSAFQWVVDADKAASGFYAALRPGGRVAMQSPAKKVFCPAIIRAVREVEKHPETSATYAAFKNPWLFLETVQAYQGLFENAGFNVAFCRIAQDTRRSTPEEALQVFASGAAMAYLNQDCYSREFYGSYVEKFWDIIRKSFESQAEADGLIGLSFNRVYLVAVK; this comes from the coding sequence ATGGATTTCTCGGCCATCGCCGCCACCTACGACGCCAACGGGCTTGTTCAGAAAGATTCCGCCCGCGCCCTTTTCGATTTGGCGGACATCAAGCCCGGCGAGGATGTTCTGGATGTGGGATGCGGCCCAGGGTTCCTTACGAGGCTCGCCAAAGAAAAAAGCGGCGGGCGTGTGGTTGGGGTGGACCCGTCGCCGGGAATGATTGAAGAGGCGCGGAAAAATTTGGCGGGCTCCGGCGTGACATGGGTATTGAAAAGCGCCGAAGGGCTGGATTACCGCGAAGAGTTCGACGTGGTCCTGTGCAACTCCGCCTTCCAGTGGGTGGTGGACGCTGATAAAGCGGCTAGCGGTTTTTACGCCGCGCTCCGCCCGGGTGGAAGGGTGGCCATGCAAAGCCCGGCCAAAAAAGTGTTTTGCCCCGCTATAATAAGGGCGGTGAGGGAAGTGGAAAAACATCCGGAAACTTCCGCCACTTACGCCGCGTTTAAAAATCCATGGCTTTTTCTGGAAACCGTACAGGCTTATCAAGGGCTTTTTGAGAACGCTGGTTTCAACGTGGCGTTTTGCAGGATAGCGCAAGACACCCGGCGCTCCACCCCGGAGGAGGCTTTACAAGTGTTCGCCTCCGGCGCGGCCATGGCCTATCTCAACCAGGATTGTTACTCCCGGGAGTTCTACGGTTCATACGTGGAGAAATTTTGGGATATTATTAGAAAGTCCTTCGAATCCCAGGCGGAGGCGGACGGGCTTATCGGCCTGTCTTTTAACAGGGTTTACCTTGTGGCGGTGAAATAG
- a CDS encoding ATP-binding protein, with translation MASLETKGKSPFYPDQPVPADLFVGRAEQIQRIMERGVGQVKLGKPVAMFVEGEYGIGKSSIADFVQRWSAQDHGLHGIYVSLGGCKSMDDVAYAVLKATTLSGALNPTRAEAIKNWFAKYIGKQSLFGITLNLETIKSDAPGLAGHMGMLNFLNEVNRKLNESANTKGVFLVLDEINGIADNPQFAHFIKGFWDTNAINRPSLPLLLMLCGVEERRRELIRNHEPVARIFDVVEITPMTEDEMRNFFVKAFQSVQISIEESAMEFLIRFSAGFPKIMHLIGNAAFWIDKDGVISEIDAADAVLAAADEVGKKYVDQQVYKAIRSGDYHSILAKIARLDPHSMSFIKSEVSDLTESEKRKFNNFLQRMQKLNVIGKGEIKGEYVFKLRIVRLYLQLQSYRKTTK, from the coding sequence ATGGCTTCTCTTGAAACAAAAGGTAAGAGCCCCTTTTATCCGGACCAACCTGTCCCCGCCGATTTGTTCGTAGGTAGAGCGGAACAAATACAGCGGATAATGGAACGCGGGGTTGGGCAAGTCAAGCTGGGCAAACCAGTGGCTATGTTTGTTGAAGGCGAGTATGGCATTGGAAAAAGCTCCATAGCCGATTTTGTTCAGCGCTGGTCGGCGCAAGATCACGGTTTGCACGGAATTTATGTGTCTCTTGGCGGTTGTAAAAGCATGGACGATGTCGCATACGCCGTATTGAAAGCCACAACTCTTTCCGGCGCGCTTAATCCCACCCGCGCCGAGGCGATAAAAAACTGGTTTGCTAAATATATTGGAAAACAGAGCCTGTTTGGCATAACACTTAATTTGGAAACTATAAAAAGCGATGCTCCAGGTTTGGCAGGCCATATGGGGATGCTAAATTTTCTCAACGAAGTAAATCGCAAACTTAATGAATCCGCCAATACAAAAGGGGTTTTTCTTGTATTAGATGAAATCAACGGGATAGCGGACAACCCTCAGTTCGCTCATTTCATAAAGGGTTTTTGGGATACAAACGCAATAAACCGCCCATCGTTACCCCTGTTACTAATGCTATGTGGGGTTGAGGAACGTAGGCGTGAATTGATTCGTAATCACGAACCTGTGGCGCGTATTTTTGATGTGGTTGAGATAACGCCCATGACCGAAGATGAAATGAGAAATTTCTTCGTAAAGGCCTTTCAGTCAGTACAAATCAGTATAGAAGAAAGCGCCATGGAATTTCTCATCAGGTTTTCAGCTGGATTCCCCAAAATCATGCACTTAATTGGTAACGCCGCTTTCTGGATCGACAAAGATGGTGTTATTAGCGAAATTGATGCGGCGGATGCTGTTTTAGCGGCGGCGGATGAAGTGGGGAAAAAATATGTGGATCAGCAAGTGTATAAGGCGATACGTAGTGGCGACTATCATTCAATCCTCGCAAAAATAGCAAGGCTGGATCCACATTCAATGAGCTTCATTAAATCTGAAGTTTCGGATCTGACTGAGTCGGAAAAGAGAAAGTTTAATAATTTTTTACAGCGAATGCAAAAGCTTAATGTTATCGGAAAGGGTGAAATTAAGGGCGAGTATGTCTTTAAACTGAGAATTGTGCGTCTTTACCTACAGCTCCAAAGTTATCGAAAAACAACGAAATAA
- a CDS encoding MBL fold metallo-hydrolase: protein MLRVCVLGSGSSGNSVFIGGEEGGLLLDAGFSLKDIKQRLHHAGINPLLIKGVVLSHEHTDHSKGAGVVCRALKIPLFANRGTHAAIQPFLGKVPEVVYFSHGDKIDVGGVEAGPFSIPHDAADPCGFVFRLNGASAAVVTDLGAPNMLVEDKLKNVDCVVLESNHDIEMLKAGPYPWALKQRIASRTGHLSNEACGELLAKIRRASLQRVILAHLSKVNNNPALARQMGEETLGGHGIPFEVAGQDTPLPPVIIE, encoded by the coding sequence ATGCTCCGCGTTTGCGTTCTGGGCTCGGGCTCGTCGGGGAACTCTGTCTTCATCGGCGGCGAGGAAGGCGGCCTTCTGCTGGACGCGGGGTTCTCGTTAAAAGACATCAAACAAAGACTCCATCACGCCGGGATAAATCCACTGCTCATCAAGGGGGTTGTTCTAAGCCATGAGCATACCGACCACTCCAAAGGCGCCGGGGTTGTTTGCAGGGCGCTGAAAATCCCGTTATTCGCAAACCGGGGCACTCACGCCGCCATACAGCCATTCCTGGGCAAGGTTCCGGAGGTGGTTTATTTCTCCCATGGCGACAAAATAGACGTGGGGGGGGTGGAGGCGGGCCCGTTTTCCATCCCCCACGACGCGGCGGACCCCTGCGGGTTCGTGTTCCGTTTAAACGGGGCTTCGGCGGCGGTGGTAACGGACCTGGGCGCCCCGAACATGCTGGTGGAGGACAAGCTTAAGAATGTGGATTGTGTGGTATTGGAATCCAACCACGACATCGAGATGCTCAAGGCCGGCCCATACCCGTGGGCTCTTAAACAAAGGATAGCCTCCCGCACAGGACACCTTTCCAACGAGGCCTGCGGCGAACTGCTGGCTAAAATCCGCCGCGCCAGCCTGCAACGGGTGATACTGGCCCATCTTTCCAAAGTGAACAACAACCCGGCGCTGGCCCGGCAGATGGGCGAAGAGACCCTTGGCGGCCATGGCATACCTTTCGAAGTGGCCGGGCAGGACACTCCCCTTCCCCCGGTCATCATAGAATAA
- a CDS encoding histidine--tRNA ligase: MECFIDNWKASVKSDKTTIQSVRGVKDILPADIPLWRMVEDAAMDIFELYNFQEIRTPVFEKTEVFSRSIGETSDIVEKEMYTFLDRGEESLTLRPEGTASIARAFVERNMGAQPGVTKLYYMGPMFRAERPQAGRFRQFHQIGAEAFGSADPAADAEMIMMLMDFFTELNVTGLKVSLNSLGCSECRPKYRQALYEFLSARSAHLCDNCQGRVERNPLRALDCKSEKCKTTTADAPTIDQFRCEACQEHLEGVRKPLRDLELPVFMDNRLVRGLDYYNRTAFEVTSDRLGAQSAVAGGGRYDGLVAQFGGPPTPAIGFAIGIERLVSLLGEEARERAAEYYDMRPDVYMIPMSPEAGMKIFELSHRLRSNGYRVERGFDGGSMKSQFRKADRSGAMMVIILGEDELKQNSVTVKDMESGAQKLVPINDLMSVISKGLDEEPGE; this comes from the coding sequence ATGGAGTGTTTCATCGACAACTGGAAAGCATCAGTGAAAAGCGACAAGACAACGATTCAAAGCGTTCGGGGCGTAAAAGACATTTTACCGGCGGACATTCCCCTGTGGCGGATGGTGGAAGACGCCGCCATGGATATTTTCGAGCTTTATAATTTCCAGGAGATCCGCACCCCCGTTTTCGAGAAGACCGAGGTTTTCTCCAGAAGCATCGGGGAAACGTCGGACATTGTGGAGAAGGAAATGTACACCTTCCTTGACCGGGGGGAGGAATCTTTGACCCTGCGGCCCGAGGGCACGGCATCCATCGCCCGGGCCTTTGTGGAGCGCAATATGGGCGCCCAGCCTGGGGTGACGAAGCTTTATTACATGGGCCCAATGTTCCGCGCCGAACGGCCCCAGGCGGGCAGGTTCCGCCAGTTCCACCAGATAGGAGCGGAGGCGTTCGGCTCGGCGGACCCGGCGGCGGACGCGGAAATGATAATGATGCTCATGGATTTTTTCACGGAGCTGAACGTAACGGGGCTTAAAGTGTCGCTCAACTCGCTGGGTTGCTCCGAGTGCCGCCCCAAATACCGCCAGGCGCTTTACGAGTTCCTTTCAGCCCGGTCGGCCCATCTTTGTGACAACTGTCAGGGCCGGGTGGAACGCAACCCGTTACGGGCGCTGGACTGCAAATCGGAAAAGTGCAAAACCACCACCGCAGACGCGCCCACCATAGACCAGTTCCGGTGCGAAGCCTGCCAGGAACATCTGGAAGGTGTCCGCAAACCCTTAAGGGACCTGGAACTGCCGGTGTTCATGGACAACCGGCTCGTGCGCGGGCTGGACTACTATAACCGCACCGCCTTTGAGGTGACTTCTGACCGGCTGGGGGCTCAAAGCGCCGTGGCCGGTGGCGGGCGGTACGACGGATTGGTGGCCCAATTCGGCGGCCCCCCCACGCCCGCCATAGGTTTCGCCATAGGTATAGAGCGGCTTGTAAGCCTGCTGGGGGAAGAGGCCCGGGAACGGGCGGCGGAATATTACGACATGCGGCCGGACGTTTACATGATCCCCATGTCCCCGGAGGCCGGGATGAAGATTTTCGAGCTTTCCCACCGCCTGCGCTCCAACGGATACCGAGTGGAACGGGGATTCGACGGGGGTAGCATGAAGAGCCAGTTCCGCAAGGCGGACAGGTCCGGCGCCATGATGGTGATCATCCTTGGCGAGGATGAATTGAAGCAAAACTCCGTAACAGTTAAAGACATGGAGTCCGGCGCCCAGAAACTGGTGCCCATCAATGACCTTATGTCTGTGATAAGCAAGGGGTTGGACGAAGAACCCGGGGAGTGA
- the nth gene encoding endonuclease III, translating into MTAKERAVETEKILKKLYPGAKCNLDFTDPLELLVATVLSAQCTDERVNKVTQALFKKYRNAADYANAPIEQLEEDVRQTGFYKNKAASIRKACSAIVEKHGGKVPGSMEELTKLAGVGRKTANVVLGNAFGVPGIVVDTHVGRISQRLKLTKNSDPEKIERDLMPLVPQKDWTGFSHRMIHFGRDICQAKKPKCGQCPLETICPWEEKGKFKG; encoded by the coding sequence GTGACCGCCAAGGAACGGGCTGTGGAAACGGAAAAAATTTTAAAGAAGCTTTATCCCGGAGCCAAATGCAATCTTGATTTCACCGATCCGCTGGAGCTTCTGGTGGCCACCGTACTCTCCGCCCAATGCACCGACGAACGGGTGAACAAGGTCACGCAGGCGCTCTTTAAAAAATACCGCAACGCGGCGGATTACGCCAACGCCCCCATTGAACAACTGGAGGAGGATGTGCGGCAGACGGGTTTTTACAAGAACAAGGCCGCATCCATCAGGAAAGCCTGCTCGGCCATAGTGGAAAAACATGGCGGCAAAGTGCCCGGCTCAATGGAAGAACTGACGAAACTTGCGGGCGTGGGGCGCAAGACCGCCAACGTGGTGCTGGGCAACGCTTTCGGCGTGCCGGGCATAGTGGTGGACACCCATGTGGGGCGAATATCCCAACGGCTTAAACTAACCAAAAACAGCGACCCGGAAAAAATTGAGCGGGACCTGATGCCGCTGGTTCCGCAGAAAGACTGGACCGGATTTTCCCACCGCATGATCCATTTCGGGCGGGATATATGCCAGGCCAAAAAACCCAAATGCGGCCAATGCCCGCTGGAGACGATATGCCCATGGGAGGAGAAGGGGAAGTTCAAGGGGTGA
- the polX gene encoding DNA polymerase/3'-5' exonuclease PolX, producing the protein MDKTTIASALHETGVLLEILGENPFKVKAFINAARAVEAFSGDLAESARMGTLTQINGVGKSIAGKIGDMFSSGHFHELDELRAKIPPGVMDMLKIPGLGPKKVKIIWEKMGVTTVGELEYACNENRLVEFPGFGAKSQENVLKGIKLLTRFAGRRLLSEALVSAGPLLEWVVKSPHVQRAQIAGSLRRGLETVKDIDIVSSSKKPEEVMERFIKYPGVTDVINHGPTKSSVRLDSGFQADLRVVADDEYAFALAHFTGSREHNTIMRGRAKDRGLKLNEYGLFKGEQRLDCVDEAAIFKSLGLSFIPPEMREGFGEIGLAEKGAVPELMEPEQVKGIFHCHTKRSDGAESAEEMAKACKTLGYEYLGISDHSKTAAYAGGLSDSELLEQGDEIAALNGRMKEFRVFHGVESDILADGSLDYPSKILEKLDFVIASIHSGFTMDEKKMTDRIIAAIKNPFTTMLGHPTGRLLLAREGYSVNLGKVLEACAEHEVVMELNANPHRLDIDWRMLALAKKLGVKVSINPDAHRAGGLTDVYYGVKTARKGGLRAQDVFNTLPADKMAEELKRRKKKK; encoded by the coding sequence ATGGACAAGACCACCATCGCCTCCGCCCTTCACGAAACGGGCGTTCTTCTGGAGATACTGGGGGAAAACCCGTTCAAGGTTAAAGCCTTCATAAACGCCGCCCGCGCCGTGGAGGCCTTCAGCGGCGACCTGGCCGAATCCGCCCGGATGGGAACCCTCACCCAAATAAACGGGGTGGGCAAATCCATCGCCGGAAAAATCGGGGACATGTTTTCATCCGGCCATTTCCATGAACTGGACGAGCTTCGCGCAAAAATCCCGCCCGGCGTTATGGATATGTTGAAAATCCCGGGCTTGGGCCCCAAAAAGGTGAAGATAATCTGGGAGAAGATGGGTGTCACCACAGTGGGCGAACTGGAATACGCCTGCAACGAAAACCGGCTGGTGGAATTCCCCGGGTTCGGGGCCAAATCGCAAGAGAACGTCCTAAAGGGAATAAAGCTTCTCACCCGGTTCGCGGGGCGCAGGCTACTTTCCGAAGCCCTGGTTTCCGCCGGGCCCCTGCTGGAATGGGTCGTCAAATCCCCCCATGTCCAGCGCGCGCAAATCGCAGGAAGCCTGCGGCGCGGGCTGGAGACGGTGAAGGATATAGACATCGTTTCGTCGTCGAAAAAACCGGAAGAGGTGATGGAGCGGTTCATAAAATATCCAGGCGTAACCGACGTGATAAACCACGGCCCGACGAAGTCTTCCGTGCGGCTGGACTCGGGGTTCCAGGCGGACCTGCGGGTGGTGGCCGATGACGAATACGCCTTTGCCCTGGCCCATTTCACCGGAAGCCGGGAGCACAACACCATCATGCGCGGCCGGGCCAAAGACCGGGGGCTGAAACTCAACGAGTACGGTTTGTTCAAAGGGGAACAAAGGCTGGACTGCGTCGATGAGGCGGCCATATTCAAGTCGCTGGGCCTCTCGTTCATCCCGCCGGAGATGCGGGAGGGGTTCGGCGAGATAGGGCTTGCGGAGAAAGGGGCCGTGCCGGAGCTTATGGAGCCGGAGCAGGTAAAGGGGATCTTCCATTGCCATACCAAGCGAAGTGACGGGGCCGAGTCCGCCGAGGAGATGGCGAAGGCCTGCAAGACGCTGGGTTACGAATACCTCGGCATATCCGACCATTCCAAAACCGCCGCGTACGCCGGGGGCCTTTCGGACAGCGAGCTTTTGGAACAGGGGGATGAGATAGCCGCTCTGAACGGGAGAATGAAAGAGTTCCGGGTGTTTCACGGAGTGGAGTCGGACATCCTTGCCGACGGCTCTCTGGACTATCCATCAAAAATTCTCGAAAAGCTGGATTTCGTCATCGCCTCGATCCATTCGGGTTTCACCATGGACGAGAAGAAGATGACGGACAGGATAATAGCCGCCATAAAGAACCCGTTCACCACCATGCTTGGCCATCCCACAGGACGGCTATTGCTGGCGCGGGAGGGTTATTCCGTGAACCTGGGGAAGGTTCTGGAAGCATGCGCCGAGCATGAAGTGGTGATGGAGCTGAACGCCAATCCGCATCGGCTGGATATTGACTGGCGCATGCTGGCGCTGGCAAAAAAACTTGGGGTAAAGGTCTCCATAAACCCGGACGCCCATCGGGCCGGAGGTTTGACGGACGTTTATTACGGGGTGAAAACCGCCCGCAAGGGAGGGCTTCGCGCACAGGACGTGTTCAACACCCTTCCCGCCGATAAAATGGCCGAGGAGCTTAAGAGGAGGAAGAAAAAAAAGTGA
- the rseP gene encoding RIP metalloprotease RseP yields MNFFSKLATASLDQLGDWLNFGMSAVAVLAALIVAHEFGHYIIARILGVRVEKFSVGFGPRIFGKKIGDTEYLLSWIPLGGYVKLYGDDPTALPEDLKGSFLTQPVWKRLMIVAAGPVFNIFLAVGIVTTAAMIGLPEITNTIGEVQKGSPAEVGGLMPGDEILSIDGVSVSTWKESVALIQTQPGQDIIFTLMRDGQKVFKRAKAIKKETKSLTGEKVVVGQVGILPYHKIVSYPVHVAFYKGLKWTWDITTLTAWSIGKLVTRDIPADQIAGPIGIMKMAGDVAESGFVSLLMFIALISINLGILNLLPVPILDGGHIFFFTLEALMGRPVQLKHQEIAQQVGMFLLISLMALALYNDIMRLIAG; encoded by the coding sequence ATGAATTTTTTCTCTAAATTGGCTACAGCGAGCCTGGATCAGCTCGGCGACTGGTTGAATTTCGGCATGTCGGCGGTCGCCGTGCTGGCGGCCCTGATAGTGGCCCACGAGTTCGGCCACTACATAATCGCCCGGATCCTTGGGGTGCGGGTTGAAAAGTTCTCGGTGGGTTTCGGCCCGAGAATCTTCGGGAAAAAGATAGGGGACACCGAATACCTCCTTTCCTGGATACCCCTGGGCGGATACGTGAAGCTTTATGGGGACGATCCAACGGCGCTTCCGGAGGACTTGAAGGGATCGTTCCTCACCCAGCCGGTATGGAAGCGGTTGATGATAGTGGCGGCGGGCCCTGTATTCAACATATTCCTGGCGGTGGGCATAGTTACCACCGCGGCCATGATAGGCCTTCCCGAAATCACCAATACCATAGGCGAGGTGCAGAAAGGCTCCCCGGCTGAAGTGGGCGGCCTGATGCCGGGGGACGAAATATTGAGCATAGACGGCGTAAGCGTCTCCACCTGGAAAGAGAGTGTAGCCCTTATCCAGACCCAGCCCGGGCAAGACATAATATTCACTCTCATGCGGGACGGGCAGAAGGTTTTCAAACGGGCCAAGGCGATCAAAAAGGAAACCAAATCCCTTACCGGTGAAAAGGTGGTTGTGGGGCAGGTGGGCATACTCCCGTACCACAAGATTGTTTCATACCCGGTACATGTGGCGTTTTATAAAGGCCTGAAATGGACGTGGGACATTACAACCCTCACGGCTTGGTCCATAGGAAAACTTGTCACAAGGGATATCCCGGCGGACCAGATTGCGGGCCCCATAGGCATCATGAAGATGGCGGGGGACGTGGCGGAGTCCGGTTTTGTGAGCCTGTTGATGTTCATTGCTCTCATCTCCATAAACCTTGGCATACTCAACCTGCTTCCCGTACCCATACTGGACGGAGGGCACATTTTCTTTTTCACCCTGGAGGCGCTCATGGGCCGCCCCGTACAGCTGAAGCATCAGGAAATAGCCCAGCAGGTGGGGATGTTCCTCCTGATAAGCCTCATGGCGCTGGCGCTTTATAACGACATAATGCGGCTTATAGCGGGATGA
- a CDS encoding outer membrane lipoprotein carrier protein LolA: MTWRLSGPLALALTLFCWTAQVIHASETETVAERAQKAFDSIRSMKAGFKQVFENKGFGQSAQLRGTVYILKPARMLWVYDEPKGRILAADGESLWFYDPAENVAYHDEIKGLLSEKSPALFLAGEKTLSGLFTIDLVKLGKMDKLNDVVRLKLTPKSPHPGVKAMLLTLDASSFDIVELLMVDHLGNKNRISFFNEDQGFVPDESIFAFTPPEGAPVRSMKGRAPVQ, encoded by the coding sequence TTGACCTGGAGGCTATCAGGCCCCCTGGCGCTGGCGTTGACGCTGTTTTGCTGGACGGCCCAGGTTATCCACGCTTCAGAAACCGAGACCGTGGCGGAACGGGCCCAGAAGGCTTTCGACAGCATCAGGAGCATGAAGGCCGGATTCAAGCAGGTTTTCGAGAACAAAGGTTTTGGACAAAGCGCGCAGTTGCGGGGCACGGTTTACATATTAAAACCGGCAAGGATGCTGTGGGTGTACGACGAGCCGAAAGGGCGCATCCTGGCGGCGGACGGGGAGAGCTTATGGTTTTACGATCCTGCGGAAAACGTGGCCTACCATGACGAAATAAAGGGTTTATTGAGCGAGAAATCCCCGGCGCTGTTCCTGGCCGGTGAAAAGACTTTAAGCGGGCTTTTCACGATAGACTTGGTAAAGCTGGGGAAAATGGATAAACTAAATGATGTGGTCAGGTTGAAGTTGACGCCCAAATCGCCACACCCGGGGGTGAAGGCCATGCTTCTCACCCTGGACGCGAGCTCATTCGACATAGTAGAGCTTCTTATGGTTGATCATTTGGGGAACAAGAACCGGATTTCGTTTTTTAACGAGGATCAAGGTTTTGTCCCGGACGAATCGATTTTCGCGTTCACCCCGCCGGAGGGCGCGCCGGTGCGCTCCATGAAAGGGCGCGCGCCTGTTCAATAA
- a CDS encoding phosphoribosylglycinamide formyltransferase, whose translation MPQGPPIRIAALASGRGSNFQSIIDACERGDINGQVVLLATDNPAAKAIERARLHSIPHMVVERKGYPSRAAFDTALADAVERAGADIVTLAGYMRILSKTFLSRFPGRVINIHPALLPSFPGLDAQKQALDYGVKITGCTVHFVDDGVDTGPIILQTAVEVVPEDTVETLSARILKQEHTLYPRAIQMIATGQVAPPLALMNRLKGELV comes from the coding sequence ATGCCGCAAGGTCCCCCCATCAGGATAGCCGCGCTGGCCTCGGGCCGGGGCTCCAACTTCCAGAGCATCATAGACGCCTGTGAACGGGGGGATATAAACGGCCAGGTGGTCCTGCTGGCCACGGACAATCCGGCGGCCAAGGCCATCGAGAGGGCCCGGCTCCACTCTATCCCCCATATGGTGGTGGAACGCAAGGGTTATCCTTCCCGCGCCGCTTTCGACACCGCCCTGGCGGACGCCGTGGAGCGCGCCGGGGCCGATATTGTGACTCTGGCCGGTTACATGCGCATACTCTCAAAAACGTTCCTCTCCCGGTTTCCCGGGCGGGTGATAAACATCCATCCGGCCCTTCTGCCCTCTTTCCCCGGGCTGGACGCCCAGAAACAGGCGCTGGACTACGGCGTAAAAATCACCGGATGCACAGTGCATTTCGTGGACGACGGGGTGGACACGGGGCCCATAATCCTCCAGACGGCGGTGGAGGTGGTTCCGGAGGACACGGTGGAAACCTTGAGCGCACGCATCCTCAAGCAGGAACACACGCTATATCCCCGGGCCATCCAGATGATAGCCACCGGGCAGGTGGCGCCTCCTTTAGCGCTTATGAACAGGCTGAAAGGAGAGCTGGTTTGA